The Magnetococcales bacterium genome window below encodes:
- a CDS encoding transposase, whose product MSKRRKNYSPQEKASILREHLINKVPVSDLCDQHGIHPTLFYKWQKVMFEGMNSLFEPKQDVDASKHRKQIETLKEKLANKDMVIAQIMEDYVAVKKSLGEI is encoded by the coding sequence GTGTCCAAAAGACGAAAAAATTACTCACCCCAGGAAAAGGCCAGCATCCTACGGGAGCATTTGATCAACAAGGTTCCGGTCTCGGATCTCTGTGATCAACATGGCATCCATCCCACACTTTTTTACAAGTGGCAAAAGGTCATGTTCGAGGGTATGAACTCACTTTTTGAACCAAAACAAGATGTTGATGCATCAAAACACCGAAAACAGATTGAGACGTTGAAAGAGAAATTAGCCAACAAAGACATGGTGATAGCTCAGATCATGGAGGATTACGTTGCGGTAAAAAAAAGTCTTGGGGAAATCTGA